CCGGGGCTCCCGGCGGGCCGGACGGATCGCGCATCAAGGACATCACCACCGTCCAGGGCGTGCGCGACAACCAGCTCATCGGCTACGGCCTCGTCATCGGCCTGCAGGGGACCGGCGACACGCTGCGCAACGCGCCCTTCACCGAGCAGGCGCTGAAGTCGATGCTGGACCGGATGGGCGTCGCCGTGCGCGGCGTTCCGCTGCGCGCCCAGAACGTCGCCGCCGTCACGGTGACGGCGACGCTGCCGCCCTTCGTCGGCGTCGGCTCGCGCATCGACGTTGCGGTCTCCTCCATCGGTGACGCGACCTCGCTGCGCGGCGGCACGCTGGTGGTGACCCCGCTGACCGGCGGCGACGGCCAGGTCTACGCCGTGGCGCAGGGCCAGGTGCAGACCTCCGGCGTCAACGTCCAGGGCCAGGCGGCGACCCTCACCGAGGGCGTCGCGACCGCCGGCCGCGTCCCCAACGGGGCGCTGGTGGAGCGCAAGGTGCCGGGCACCCTCGTCGGGATCGACAAGCTGGTGCTGGAGCTCAACAACCCGGACTACCGCACGGCGGCCAAGATCGCCGACGCCATCAACGCGTACACCGAGCGGCGCTGGGGCAGCCGGATCGCCGCGGAGCGCGACCTGCGCACCGTCGTCCTCAACAAGCCAAAGTCCGTCGGCGCGACGCGCTTCCTCGCCGAGATCGGCCAGCTCACGGTGGAGACCGACGCCCCGGCCCGCGTCGTCGTCGACCAGGCGACCGGCACCGTCGTCATCGGCGCCAACGTGCGCGTGTCCACCGTCGCCCTCGCGCACGGCAACCTGACGCTGCGCGTCGCCGAGTCGCCCACGGTCGTCCAGCCCGATCCGTTCTCCTACGGCGTGACCGCGGTCGAGCCGAACACCTTCGTCTCCGCCGAGGAGGCCGGCGGCAAGATCGCCATCGTCGACGGCACCGACCTCCAGACCCTCGTCCACGGCCTCAACACCATCGGTCTGAAGCCGTCGGACATCATCTCGATCCTTCAAACCATCAAGACCGCAGGCGCCCTTCAAGCGGAGCTGATCGTCCAATGACCCATCACCTGACCCACTCCGCCAGTGCGGTGGCGCTCGCGATCGCCCTCCTCGCCGCGCCGTTCGCCCTGGCGCCCGCCGCCGACGCCGAGGAGAGCTCGGCCGCCGAGGCCTACTGCCGGAACCTCGCCGACGAGGCCGGCGACGTGCGCTTCGCCCGCAAGCTCGCCCGCCTCCAGGAGGCCGAGCAGCAGGTCAACGCCCGCCTCCAGGCCCTCGAGGCCAAGCGACAGGAATACGAGGACTGGCTGACCCGGCGCGAGAAGTTCCTGAAGCTCGCCGAACAGAACCTCGTCGCCATCTACGCCGGCATGCGGCCGGACGCCGCCTCCCAGCAGCTCGCCGCCATGAACGAGCTGCAGGCGGCGGCGGTGATCGCAAAGGTCTCGCCCCGCACGGCGAGCGCGATCCTGAACGAGATGGACACCAAGAAGGCGGCCCGGATCGCCGCCATCATGGCCGGCCTGTCGCGCGACGACCTCAACGGGATGCCATCGTGAGACGCGTCCTCATGTTCGGCACGACGGCGTTCGTGCTGGCGGGATGCGCCGACGGCACTCCGCTGGTCAAACCCGAGCTGTCGCCGGTCGGCACGGGCCTCGTCGCCGAGCGGATGCCGATGGCGGCTGCGGTCGAGGTGGCCGCGCTCGGCGACCCGACCTCGCTCTACGGCCGGCGGACGCGCGAGCTCCTCACCGACGTGCGCGCCAGCAACGTGGGCGACACGCTGACCGTCATGATCCAGCTCGACGACAAGGCCGAATTCGACAACGAGTCCGAGCGCAAGCGCAAGTCCGACGCCAATCTCGACTTCGGCCTCAACGTCTCCGGCCGCGGCTTCGACGGACCGGAAGGGTCGGCCGAGGGTGCTCTCACCGGCAACGTCGGCTCGACCTCCAACTACAAGGGCACCGGCACCATCGACCGCTCCGAGAAGCTGCGGCTTCGCGTGGCGGCGGTGGTGAAGGAGGTGCTGCCCAACGGCAACCTCTTCATCACAGGCAGCCAGGAGATCCGCGTCAACGACGAGATGCGCGTCCTCACCGTCGCCGGGATCGTCAACCCGCTCGACGTGAACCGCCTCAACACCGTCGACTACGAACGCATCGCCGAGGCGCGCATCTCCTACGGCGGCCGGGGCCGGCAGAGCGAGATCCAATCCCCGAACTGGGGCCAGCAGATCTACGACAGGGTGGTACCGTTCTGATGGAAGACGACGTCACGGCAGATGATCTGGCGACTGACGACGACAAGAAGAAAGGCGGCATGATGGGGACGATCCTCGCCGCCGTTGTCGTCACGCTCATGGGCGGCGCCGCCGGCGCGGGCCTCGGCATGATGCAGGTGGACACGATCTCCAGCGTCGCCACCAAGCGCGCCAACGAGGTGGAGATCCAGAAGCCCTCCCTCGCCTGGGACAAGGAGACGACGGTGACCCGGCTGGAACCGGTCATCACCAACCTCGCCTCCCCGTCCGGCGCGCGCATCCGCCTCGACACCGCGATGGTGTTCGACGTGGAGGCGGTGGAGGACGTGGAGCGGATGAAGGCGACGCTCTCGACCGACCTCATCGCCTTCCTGCGCACGGTCTCGCTGGGGGAGCTCATCGGCGCCTCGGCCTTCAACCACCTGCGCGACGACCTCAACGAACGCGTGCGCGCCGCCTCGAGCGGCACCGTGCAGGAGCTTCTGATCGAGTCGATGGTCTTCCAGTAGGGATTGGATCCGGAAAATGACTTTCCGATTTGTGCGTCATGGTCTCATCGTCGCCATGGCGGCGAGCCCGCTCGTCCTCGTCGCCGGCGCGGCGGCCGCCCAGCAGCTCGACCTCTCCGAGCTGCTTCCGGCCGGCAGCGGCTCGGCCTCCGGGCGGATCATCCAGTTCGTCGCCCTCATCACGGTGCTGTCGCTGGCGCCGGGGCTCCTCATCATGGTGACGAGCTTCACCCGGATGATCGTCGCCCTCTCCTTCCTGCGCGCCGGTCTCGGCCTGCAGACGACGCCGGCGAACATCGTCGTGATCTCGCTGGCGCTCTTCATGACCTTCTACGTGATGGGTCCGGTGTTCGACAAAGCCTGGGAGGACGGGGTGCGCCCGCTGACCCAGAACGAGATCACCGAGGAGGAGGCCTACACCCGCGTCACCGAGCCGTTCAGGGAGTTCATGCTGCAGCAGGTGCGCCCGCGCGACCTCGAGCTCTTCGCCGACCTCGCCGGCATCGAGGCCTCGTCGGAGCGCGTGACGGAGCTGCGCACCCTCGTCCCCGCCTTCATGATCTCCGAGCTGCGGCGCGGCTTCGAGATCGGCTTCCTGGTGCTGCTCCCCTTCCTGGTGATCGACCTCATCGTCGCGACGCTCATCATGTCGATGGGCATGATGATGATGCCGCCGACGGTGATCGCGCTGCCGTTCAAGATCCTGTTCTTCGTCCTGATCGACGGCTGGAACCTGATCGTCGGTTCCCTGGTCCGCTCCTTCGTGTGAGCGGGCCCGCGACGGGCGGCGGCTATGGCAACACAGAAATAATCACAGCCACCGCTCAATTCACAAAGCTTCAAGCAAGCTCGTCAGGTTAGAACCTGCTCGTGCGCAGGTTGGCGGACAGCACAGTTCCCGCCAATGACATGAAGTCCACCCTGCGAGCCGTGTCCGGCATGTTTCCCCTCATCTTGTATTGCGTAGAGGACGAAACAATGACCAGCATCATCACGAACGCTGCCGCGATCTCCGCCCTTCGGAACCTGCAGAACGTCAACAGCGCCCTCGAGACCACCAACGAGCGCGTCTCCACCGGCCTGCGCGTCAACGACGCCGCCGACAACGCGACCTACTGGGAGCTCGCCACCACCGCGCGTTCGGAGAACTCCGCCGACATCGCCCTGCGCGACTCGCTCGGCATCGGCAAGGCGCTGATGACCTCCGTGCAGGCGACGATGGACGCGACCGTCTCCGAGCTGCAGGACCTCCAGACCCTTCTCGTCTCCGCGCGGCAGGCCGGTGCCGACCGCTCGGCGATCCAGACGGAGGTGGACGGCATCGTCTCCCGCCTCGAGTCCCTCGCGGCGACCCAGCCGATGAACGGCGTGACCCTGTTCACCGCCGACCCGGCCTCGAACAGCGACATCTCCTACGTCACCTCGATCAACCACTCCGCCACC
This genomic window from Acuticoccus sediminis contains:
- the flgI gene encoding flagellar basal body P-ring protein FlgI, with protein sequence MTRLLTITVAALSLLLTAGAPGGPDGSRIKDITTVQGVRDNQLIGYGLVIGLQGTGDTLRNAPFTEQALKSMLDRMGVAVRGVPLRAQNVAAVTVTATLPPFVGVGSRIDVAVSSIGDATSLRGGTLVVTPLTGGDGQVYAVAQGQVQTSGVNVQGQAATLTEGVATAGRVPNGALVERKVPGTLVGIDKLVLELNNPDYRTAAKIADAINAYTERRWGSRIAAERDLRTVVLNKPKSVGATRFLAEIGQLTVETDAPARVVVDQATGTVVIGANVRVSTVALAHGNLTLRVAESPTVVQPDPFSYGVTAVEPNTFVSAEEAGGKIAIVDGTDLQTLVHGLNTIGLKPSDIISILQTIKTAGALQAELIVQ
- a CDS encoding MotE family protein, producing MTHHLTHSASAVALAIALLAAPFALAPAADAEESSAAEAYCRNLADEAGDVRFARKLARLQEAEQQVNARLQALEAKRQEYEDWLTRREKFLKLAEQNLVAIYAGMRPDAASQQLAAMNELQAAAVIAKVSPRTASAILNEMDTKKAARIAAIMAGLSRDDLNGMPS
- a CDS encoding flagellar basal body L-ring protein FlgH, coding for MRRVLMFGTTAFVLAGCADGTPLVKPELSPVGTGLVAERMPMAAAVEVAALGDPTSLYGRRTRELLTDVRASNVGDTLTVMIQLDDKAEFDNESERKRKSDANLDFGLNVSGRGFDGPEGSAEGALTGNVGSTSNYKGTGTIDRSEKLRLRVAAVVKEVLPNGNLFITGSQEIRVNDEMRVLTVAGIVNPLDVNRLNTVDYERIAEARISYGGRGRQSEIQSPNWGQQIYDRVVPF
- a CDS encoding flagellar basal body-associated FliL family protein, with translation MEDDVTADDLATDDDKKKGGMMGTILAAVVVTLMGGAAGAGLGMMQVDTISSVATKRANEVEIQKPSLAWDKETTVTRLEPVITNLASPSGARIRLDTAMVFDVEAVEDVERMKATLSTDLIAFLRTVSLGELIGASAFNHLRDDLNERVRAASSGTVQELLIESMVFQ
- the fliP gene encoding flagellar type III secretion system pore protein FliP (The bacterial flagellar biogenesis protein FliP forms a type III secretion system (T3SS)-type pore required for flagellar assembly.), with translation MTFRFVRHGLIVAMAASPLVLVAGAAAAQQLDLSELLPAGSGSASGRIIQFVALITVLSLAPGLLIMVTSFTRMIVALSFLRAGLGLQTTPANIVVISLALFMTFYVMGPVFDKAWEDGVRPLTQNEITEEEAYTRVTEPFREFMLQQVRPRDLELFADLAGIEASSERVTELRTLVPAFMISELRRGFEIGFLVLLPFLVIDLIVATLIMSMGMMMMPPTVIALPFKILFFVLIDGWNLIVGSLVRSFV
- a CDS encoding flagellin, which produces MTSIITNAAAISALRNLQNVNSALETTNERVSTGLRVNDAADNATYWELATTARSENSADIALRDSLGIGKALMTSVQATMDATVSELQDLQTLLVSARQAGADRSAIQTEVDGIVSRLESLAATQPMNGVTLFTADPASNSDISYVTSINHSATTTFGTLTVATDSFILTDSATNAGILNGTAAAVITDLDGTTVSAATDATAATVLDPYIAALDTAIASAIAGAQEAGASLSALESAESYLNSMIDARTVAIGDLVDANMEEESTKLRALQTQQQLAIEALSIANSQSSSILGLFR